Genomic DNA from Nitrospirota bacterium:
CAAGCCCACGGGCAATATCTTTGTATTCATGAGTCAGGCGAACTTTGCCGGTCTTTGCAAGGATATGCCTTCCAATATCAAAGGTTGCCTCAAGACAGTGTCTCAGAAAGGTTTCTGCTGATGCAGGGTTTTTATAATCACGCAGAAATTCTTCCTTCGGCAGAGTGCCCAGATCCTGTAAATGGGACAGGGCAGTACGGATGACATCAATCCTGCCTGTTATCATGGTGACGTTTAAAGTCATGTCCTGATAGCTTCCAATACTTCTTTTGTATATTGGTCATAGACAGGCTTCCAGTCTTGATAAAACTTGATGACTCTTTCTTCGTAATCTGTTCTCTGATCATCATCACGGCTATAGATTAATTGACCATTGATTGCCTCTGACTGAATGATGACGCCGGTTTCCTGAAGAAAGACGAGGTCCAAAGAAAGCGGATAGAA
This window encodes:
- a CDS encoding DUF86 domain-containing protein; protein product: MITGRIDVIRTALSHLQDLGTLPKEEFLRDYKNPASAETFLRHCLEATFDIGRHILAKTGKVRLTHEYKDIARGLGDSGVLSQPLVERLIEMAGYRNRIVHFYHEITNEELYQILQTDMKDFRNFLNELGQFMESQQKK